The following are encoded in a window of Geoalkalibacter sp. genomic DNA:
- a CDS encoding PepSY domain-containing protein, whose amino-acid sequence MRLMRKLHEWFGLLTLVVVVIVSVTGVLLVHKKSLGLDKVSFNLPGYAVPPTADAWETLEVGEHLIVTTKQGVFVRVAGAWRGTLPVPVRQLVLHETTLYAAAKDGLHRSVDQGLSWDNLLPGQEVRAAVLSGGELLAATTSGLLRASGETSGTWTEVVVFGKKPLDVRRIQPLGDELLLAAKEGLFHLGEGGALRLVGLPLEESAVARVSLQRLVTDLHNGDFFGRLGYLAIDATGVALVLLSLTGVYLWYVPWKKRRQAARSRGEHL is encoded by the coding sequence ATGCGGTTGATGCGCAAGCTCCATGAATGGTTCGGTCTGCTCACCCTGGTCGTCGTGGTCATCGTCTCGGTCACCGGCGTGCTGCTGGTGCACAAGAAGTCCCTGGGGCTGGACAAGGTCAGCTTCAACCTGCCGGGCTATGCCGTGCCGCCCACGGCGGATGCCTGGGAGACCCTGGAGGTTGGCGAGCACCTGATCGTCACCACCAAGCAAGGCGTGTTCGTGCGGGTCGCCGGCGCATGGCGGGGCACCCTGCCGGTGCCGGTGCGTCAGCTCGTTCTGCACGAAACCACCCTTTATGCGGCCGCCAAGGACGGGCTCCACCGCAGTGTCGATCAGGGCTTGAGCTGGGATAATCTGCTGCCCGGACAGGAGGTCCGGGCAGCCGTCCTGTCCGGCGGGGAACTGCTCGCCGCCACGACAAGCGGTCTGCTGCGCGCCTCTGGCGAAACATCGGGCACCTGGACGGAGGTCGTCGTCTTCGGCAAGAAACCCCTCGATGTGCGGCGCATTCAGCCCCTCGGAGACGAGTTGCTGCTGGCGGCCAAGGAAGGCCTGTTCCATTTAGGCGAAGGGGGCGCCCTGCGCCTTGTCGGCCTACCCTTGGAAGAAAGCGCGGTCGCCCGCGTATCTTTGCAGCGCCTCGTCACCGATCTGCACAACGGCGATTTTTTCGGTCGCCTGGGCTATCTGGCCATCGACGCCACGGGCGTCGCCCTGGTGCTCCTATCGTTGACCGGGGTCTACCTCTGGTACGTGCCCTGGAAAAAACGCCGCCAGGCGGCGCGGTCGAGGGGAGAGCATCTTTAG
- a CDS encoding TonB-dependent receptor, whose translation QHLGNLILRYGHKPLGFGASLGLNYIGKKVDETSPLTPTKTEKAFTTVDASLTQRIYGGASFFASANNLLNEKREKQDGLKTEREEVGRMFFAGVRFDL comes from the coding sequence CCAGCACCTCGGCAATCTGATCCTTCGTTACGGCCACAAGCCGCTGGGCTTCGGCGCCTCGCTGGGCTTGAACTACATCGGCAAGAAGGTCGATGAGACCAGCCCCCTGACCCCGACCAAGACCGAGAAGGCCTTCACCACGGTGGATGCCTCCCTCACCCAGCGTATTTACGGCGGGGCCAGCTTTTTCGCCAGCGCCAACAATCTGCTCAACGAGAAGCGCGAGAAACAGGACGGTCTCAAGACCGAGCGCGAGGAGGTCGGGCGCATGTTCTTTGCAGGCGTGAGGTTTGATCTGTGA